The sequence CGCGGCCTTCAGCGCAACCACCTTGCCTTCTCCTCAGCCCATCAGCCGCCAGCAGCTCAAGACCGCGATGCTGCAGAACCTCGACGTGATCCAGAACTCCTTCTCCTCCCAGTACGGCCCCGGCCAGTGGAAGCAGGAGCACGGCTGGGACCTCGATGCGGCCATCGCCCAGGCCAAGAAGCAGGTCGCTGACGCGCCCAGCCTGACCATGGACCAGTACCACGACATCCTGCGCGGCTTTTTCAACTCGGTCAAGGACTACCACGTCAGCGTGCAGTTCGACGCCACCGAGGCCTCGTCTTTGCCGTTCATGGTCAGCGGCGCGGGCGGGCGCTATTACATCCAGTGGATCGACCGCAAGAAGCTGCCGGAGAGCGTCTTCCCCTTCCACGAGGGCGACGAGTTGGTGTCCTTCGGCGGCCGCAAGACCGCCGACGTCATCGCGGGCCTGCAATCCAAGCTGGGCGGCAACACCTCCCTGACGGATCGCGCTTTGGCCAGCATGTCCTTGACCAGCCGCAGGGCCGCCTCGGGCGGCGGCGTGACCAAGGGGCCGGTCTCGATAACCGTCAAGCCGCAAGGATCGGACCAGCCGGTCACCACCCAACTGGCCTGGAACTACGTGCCGGAGTTCATCTCGGACCCCAAGACCATGTCGGCCATGGGCTGGGGCGGCAGCCAGAGCGCGCGCGTCCCCATGACCTGGACGACCAACGCCCTCTCCCCCGTGGCCGAGTCCTATGCCGGCCCGAACGCGGCCAACCCGTTGGCCTTGGGCGGGCGGGACGGCTTCCTGCCGGCCTTGGGCGAGAAGACCTGGGAGTCGGGGGCGGACGCGGTCTTCAAGGCCTACGTCTACAAGACTCCCGCCGGCCGGTCCGTGGGCTACGTGCGCATCCCTTCCTATGAGGTGGACGACGCCAAGGCCGCGGTGGCCGAGTTCGCGGAGCTGGCGGCGCGCTTCCAGGCCGGGACCGACGCCTTGGTCATCGACGAGACCAACAACCCGGGCGGCGCGGTGCTCTACCTCTACGCTCTGGTCTCCATGCTCACCGACCGGCCCCTGGCTCCCCCCCGGCACAAGGTGGCCATCACCCAGGACGACGTGGCCCAGGCCATCCAGTACATCAAGCTGTCGCAGCTGGTCAAGTCCGACGCGGACGCGCAGAAGGTCCTGGGGGGCACGGACGCGCAGGGCTATCCGGTGGACCTGGAATTCTTCCAGAACACGGTGGAGTACTCGGCGTTCGTGATGGACCAGTGGAACCAGGGCAAGACTCTGACCGACCCGGTCTCCATCGAGGGGGTCAAGCAGATCCGGCCTTCGGCCGCGGCGCGCTACACCAAGCCTCTGCTGGTCCTCATCAACGAGCTGGACTTCTCGGGCGGCGACTTCTTCCCGGCCATCATGCAGGACAACAAGCGGGCCACGCTCTTCGGCACGCGCACGGCCGGGGCGGGCGGGTTCGTGCGCGAGGTGAAGTTCCCCAACACCGTGGGCGTGGCTGGTTTCTCCATGACCGGCTCCATCGCGGTGCGCGCCAACAACCAGCCCATCGAGAACCTGGGCGTGACCGCGGACATCCAGTACCAGCCGAGCTCGGCTGACCTGCAGGGCGGGTTCCAGGAGTACGCCAAGGCGGTCAACAAGGCGGTGGCGGGCCTGCTGGGCTCGTCGGTCGCGGGCCGCTGAGCTAGAAGAAGTTGTGGCGGGCCGCCGCGGCCTCGGCGGCCTTGCGCACGTGGGCGTTGCGGTCGCGCACCAGGCGCCGCAGCTCCGGCAGGTCGGCGCTCTGGGCGAACTCGCCGAGCAGCTCG is a genomic window of Elusimicrobiota bacterium containing:
- a CDS encoding protease-like activity factor CPAF, with amino-acid sequence MKKALVRSLAVAVSVSILVPAPSQAAIAASLQAFTQRLASGDAAAALGAAYDKSAPAKSAAFSATTLPSPQPISRQQLKTAMLQNLDVIQNSFSSQYGPGQWKQEHGWDLDAAIAQAKKQVADAPSLTMDQYHDILRGFFNSVKDYHVSVQFDATEASSLPFMVSGAGGRYYIQWIDRKKLPESVFPFHEGDELVSFGGRKTADVIAGLQSKLGGNTSLTDRALASMSLTSRRAASGGGVTKGPVSITVKPQGSDQPVTTQLAWNYVPEFISDPKTMSAMGWGGSQSARVPMTWTTNALSPVAESYAGPNAANPLALGGRDGFLPALGEKTWESGADAVFKAYVYKTPAGRSVGYVRIPSYEVDDAKAAVAEFAELAARFQAGTDALVIDETNNPGGAVLYLYALVSMLTDRPLAPPRHKVAITQDDVAQAIQYIKLSQLVKSDADAQKVLGGTDAQGYPVDLEFFQNTVEYSAFVMDQWNQGKTLTDPVSIEGVKQIRPSAAARYTKPLLVLINELDFSGGDFFPAIMQDNKRATLFGTRTAGAGGFVREVKFPNTVGVAGFSMTGSIAVRANNQPIENLGVTADIQYQPSSADLQGGFQEYAKAVNKAVAGLLGSSVAGR